Proteins co-encoded in one Paracoccus aestuarii genomic window:
- a CDS encoding DUF2793 domain-containing protein yields the protein MSSETTRLQMSLLQPAQAQKHVTVNEALMRLDGMVNLVLESVSTATPPGTVLDGQCWGVPAEAQGAWAGQGGRIAIGSNGGWIFVPPRAGMRAFIADRGVQAIHDGAHWAAGALSLGATGSGLIAAMAEGEVTLGSGSSVITDVIIPPGAMVIGAVGRVSAALTGTATGWRLGTSGALNRFGQGLGRQEGSWARGMLGSPMAYYQPEPLIVTAEGGTMTGGRIRLAVHYLEMRLPS from the coding sequence ATGTCCAGTGAAACCACGCGCCTGCAGATGTCGCTGCTGCAACCGGCGCAGGCGCAGAAGCACGTCACCGTCAACGAGGCGCTGATGCGGCTGGACGGGATGGTCAACCTGGTGCTGGAGAGCGTCTCGACCGCGACCCCGCCCGGGACGGTGCTGGACGGGCAATGCTGGGGCGTGCCCGCCGAAGCCCAGGGTGCCTGGGCGGGGCAGGGCGGGCGCATCGCCATCGGCTCGAACGGGGGCTGGATCTTCGTGCCGCCGCGGGCGGGCATGCGGGCCTTCATCGCCGATCGCGGGGTGCAGGCCATCCATGACGGCGCCCATTGGGCGGCGGGCGCGCTGAGCCTGGGGGCCACGGGATCGGGCCTGATCGCCGCCATGGCCGAGGGCGAGGTCACCTTGGGGTCGGGCAGCAGCGTGATCACCGACGTGATCATCCCGCCCGGCGCGATGGTGATCGGGGCGGTGGGCCGGGTCTCGGCGGCGCTGACGGGGACGGCGACGGGATGGCGGCTCGGCACGTCGGGGGCGCTGAACCGCTTTGGCCAAGGCCTTGGCCGGCAGGAGGGGTCCTGGGCGCGGGGCATGCTGGGCAGTCCGATGGCATATTATCAGCCCGAACCGCTGATCGTGACCGCCGAGGGCGGCACCATGACCGGCGGGCGCATCAGGCTGGCCGTCCACTACCTGGAGATGCGCCTGCCGTCCTGA
- the cysE gene encoding serine O-acetyltransferase, translating into MKLSLDRDAIWSQLRDEARAAVAGEPLLGALIHAGLMHHQSLEAALAYRFSLKLASGEMSEQILREIADQAYADMPALGDAARADLMAVYDRDPATNRLIQPVLFYKGFQALQAYRMGHWLWRQGRRDMAYYVQMRCSECFGVDIHPAARIGTGVMIDHAHSIVIGETATVGNDVSMLHSVTLGGTGKEDGDRHPKIGDGVLIGAGAKVLGNIRVGDNSRIAAGSVVLHEVPRCKTVAGVPARVIGDAGCPEPSHSMNHLLGAESYP; encoded by the coding sequence ATGAAGCTTTCGCTGGATCGCGACGCGATCTGGTCCCAGCTGCGCGACGAGGCCCGTGCCGCCGTCGCGGGCGAGCCGCTGCTGGGCGCGCTGATCCATGCCGGGCTGATGCATCATCAGAGCCTGGAGGCCGCGCTGGCCTATCGTTTTTCGCTGAAGCTGGCCTCGGGCGAGATGTCCGAACAGATCCTGCGCGAGATCGCCGACCAGGCCTATGCCGACATGCCCGCCCTGGGCGATGCGGCGCGGGCGGACCTGATGGCGGTCTATGACCGCGACCCGGCCACCAACCGACTGATCCAGCCGGTGCTGTTCTACAAGGGGTTCCAGGCGCTGCAGGCCTATCGCATGGGGCATTGGCTGTGGCGGCAGGGGCGCCGCGACATGGCCTATTACGTGCAGATGCGGTGCTCGGAATGCTTCGGGGTGGACATCCATCCGGCGGCGCGGATCGGCACGGGTGTCATGATCGACCACGCCCATTCCATCGTCATCGGCGAGACCGCGACAGTCGGCAACGACGTGTCGATGCTGCATTCCGTGACCTTGGGCGGCACCGGCAAGGAGGATGGCGACCGACATCCCAAGATCGGCGACGGCGTGCTGATCGGTGCGGGCGCCAAGGTCCTGGGCAATATCCGCGTCGGCGACAATTCCCGCATCGCCGCGGGCTCGGTCGTGCTGCACGAGGTGCCGCGCTGCAAGACCGTGGCCGGCGTTCCGGCCCGCGTGATCGGGGATGCGGGTTGTCCCGAACCCTCGCACAGCATGAACCACCTGCTGGGGGCGGAAAGCTACCCCTAG
- a CDS encoding quinone-dependent dihydroorotate dehydrogenase, whose product MSMIEKLGLAALHRLDPERAHDLSIKALQRGLVPLEGGAVTSDRLRVDLAGISLPNPIGLAAGYDKNGLVIAPLMRSGFGFIEIGAATPRPQPGNPRPRLFRLTGQQAIINRFGFNNQGADAIGRRLADRPAGVPVGLNLGANKDSADRAEDFAQVLRIAGHSADFVTVNVSSPNTEKLRDLQGADALAALLDRVLAARDGLARRVPVFVKIAPDLSDAEIADLAAVVLNARIDGVIATNTTLSRDGILGPHAGQAGGLSGRPLFMRSTRVLALLHRQTRGAVPLIGVGGIGSVDDVWEKLRAGASAVQIYSAMIYQGLSLAPRLARGLDARLQDQGMTLAELTGSGAADWS is encoded by the coding sequence ATGAGCATGATCGAAAAGCTGGGCCTGGCCGCGCTGCACCGCCTGGACCCCGAACGCGCCCATGACCTGTCGATCAAGGCGCTGCAGCGCGGGCTGGTCCCGCTGGAGGGAGGGGCCGTCACCTCGGACCGGCTGCGGGTCGATCTGGCGGGGATTTCGCTGCCGAACCCGATCGGGCTGGCGGCGGGATATGACAAGAACGGGTTGGTCATCGCACCGCTGATGCGGTCGGGCTTCGGCTTCATCGAGATCGGTGCGGCCACGCCCCGCCCGCAGCCGGGCAACCCCAGGCCGCGCCTGTTCCGCCTGACCGGGCAGCAGGCGATCATCAACCGCTTCGGCTTCAACAACCAAGGCGCCGATGCGATCGGCCGTCGCTTGGCGGACCGCCCCGCGGGCGTGCCGGTGGGCCTGAACCTGGGCGCGAACAAGGACAGCGCCGACCGGGCCGAGGATTTCGCCCAGGTCCTGCGCATCGCGGGTCACAGCGCCGATTTCGTGACGGTGAACGTCTCCTCGCCCAATACCGAGAAGCTGCGCGACCTGCAGGGGGCCGATGCGCTGGCGGCGCTGCTGGACCGGGTGCTGGCCGCGCGTGACGGGCTGGCCCGCCGGGTGCCGGTCTTCGTCAAGATCGCGCCGGACCTCTCGGATGCCGAGATCGCGGATCTGGCCGCCGTGGTGCTGAACGCCCGCATCGACGGGGTGATCGCGACGAACACGACCCTGTCGCGCGACGGCATCCTGGGGCCGCATGCCGGTCAGGCGGGCGGGCTGTCGGGCAGGCCGCTCTTCATGCGCTCGACCCGGGTGCTGGCGCTGCTGCACCGTCAGACGCGGGGCGCGGTGCCGCTGATCGGCGTCGGCGGGATCGGTTCGGTCGATGACGTGTGGGAAAAGCTGCGCGCGGGGGCCAGCGCGGTCCAGATCTATTCGGCGATGATCTATCAGGGCCTGTCGCTGGCGCCGCGCCTGGCGCGCGGTCTGGATGCGCGCCTGCAGGACCAAGGCATGACCTTGGCCGAGCTGACCGGCAGCGGCGCCGCCGACTGGAGCTAG
- a CDS encoding DUF952 domain-containing protein: MLIYKVLRGPEWAQLERDGETQGAPVDLADGFVHLSTGEQLGETLARHFAGEDGLVLLACEAEGMGDALRWEPSRGGALFPHLYRRLRMDDIAFTHPIVLRDERHLTGIE, encoded by the coding sequence ATGCTGATCTACAAGGTCTTGCGCGGACCGGAATGGGCGCAACTGGAACGGGATGGGGAAACGCAGGGCGCGCCGGTCGATCTGGCCGACGGCTTCGTGCATCTGTCGACGGGGGAACAGCTGGGGGAAACCCTGGCGCGCCATTTCGCGGGCGAGGACGGGCTGGTCCTTCTGGCCTGCGAGGCGGAGGGGATGGGCGACGCCCTGCGATGGGAACCCTCGCGCGGGGGGGCGCTGTTCCCGCATCTCTATCGCCGGCTGCGGATGGACGACATCGCCTTCACGCACCCTATCGTTCTGCGCGACGAGCGGCACCTGACCGGGATCGAGTAA
- a CDS encoding bifunctional metallophosphatase/5'-nucleotidase: MQRRLLAAASAIALFAGTAQAETVLHILHTNDVHSRIEPINSSDSTCNEEQLAAEECFGGVARIAAKVAELRDQITADGGNVIVLDAGDQYQGSLFYTTYKGEEVVEFMTAIGYDAMAVGNHEFDDGPEGLAVLVDGVDFPVLASNIDVSQSNVLAGKVDKHAVIEIGDLRVGIVAALATDTPETASPGPNVIFSDDADGLAAAAAELADQGVDKIIAVTHVGYVRDLELAAEVSGIDAIVGGHSHTLLGEMEGAQGAYPTMVDGPDGRQVPVVQAYGYGKYLGHLTLTFDDEGNVTAAEGQPILLDASVPEDEAIAARVAEMAQPIDELRQQVVARTSAPVDGDRNNCRARECEMGNLVADAMIDRVADQGVTIAIQNSGGLRASLDEGEVTMGEVYTVLPFQNTLATFELTGADIVAALENGASRYEETAGRFAQVAGLQYTVDPAADAGSRISDVMVQADGEWVAIDMDATYGVATNNYMRAGGDGYDVFAENGQNAYDFGPDLAEVLAEYLAEQGDYTPYLDGRIKVR, from the coding sequence ATGCAACGACGCCTTCTTGCCGCCGCATCTGCCATCGCGCTGTTCGCCGGAACCGCGCAGGCCGAAACGGTGCTGCACATCCTCCACACCAATGACGTTCACAGCCGGATCGAGCCGATCAACAGCTCGGACAGCACCTGCAACGAGGAACAGCTGGCCGCCGAGGAATGCTTTGGCGGGGTGGCGCGCATCGCCGCCAAGGTCGCCGAGCTGCGCGACCAGATCACCGCCGATGGCGGCAATGTCATCGTGCTGGATGCGGGCGACCAGTATCAGGGGTCGCTGTTCTACACGACCTACAAGGGCGAGGAGGTCGTCGAGTTCATGACCGCCATCGGCTATGACGCGATGGCGGTGGGCAATCACGAATTCGACGACGGCCCCGAAGGGCTGGCCGTGCTGGTCGATGGCGTCGATTTCCCGGTCCTGGCCAGCAATATCGACGTGTCGCAATCCAACGTGCTGGCCGGCAAGGTCGACAAGCATGCCGTGATCGAGATCGGCGATCTGCGCGTGGGCATCGTCGCGGCCCTGGCCACCGACACGCCCGAGACCGCATCGCCCGGCCCGAACGTCATCTTCTCCGATGACGCCGACGGGCTGGCCGCCGCCGCGGCCGAACTGGCCGATCAGGGCGTCGACAAGATCATCGCTGTGACCCATGTCGGCTATGTCCGCGACTTGGAGCTGGCGGCCGAGGTGTCGGGCATCGACGCCATCGTCGGCGGCCATTCCCACACCCTGCTGGGCGAGATGGAGGGCGCGCAGGGCGCCTATCCCACCATGGTCGACGGCCCCGACGGGCGGCAGGTGCCGGTCGTGCAGGCCTATGGCTATGGCAAGTATCTGGGCCACCTGACCCTGACCTTCGACGACGAGGGCAACGTCACCGCGGCCGAGGGCCAGCCGATCCTGCTGGATGCCTCGGTCCCCGAGGACGAGGCGATCGCCGCCCGCGTGGCCGAGATGGCCCAGCCCATCGACGAGTTGCGCCAGCAGGTCGTGGCCCGCACCTCGGCCCCGGTGGATGGCGACCGCAACAACTGCCGCGCCCGCGAATGCGAGATGGGCAACCTGGTCGCCGATGCGATGATCGACCGCGTGGCCGATCAGGGCGTCACCATCGCCATCCAGAACAGCGGCGGCCTGCGCGCCTCGCTGGACGAGGGCGAGGTGACCATGGGCGAGGTCTATACCGTGCTGCCCTTCCAGAACACCCTGGCCACCTTCGAGCTGACCGGTGCCGACATCGTCGCCGCGCTGGAGAACGGCGCCAGCCGCTACGAGGAGACCGCCGGGCGTTTCGCCCAGGTGGCGGGCCTGCAATACACCGTCGATCCCGCCGCCGATGCCGGTTCGCGCATCAGCGACGTGATGGTGCAGGCGGATGGCGAATGGGTCGCGATCGACATGGACGCGACCTATGGCGTGGCCACCAACAACTACATGCGCGCGGGCGGCGACGGCTATGACGTCTTTGCCGAGAACGGGCAGAACGCCTATGATTTCGGCCCCGACCTGGCCGAGGTGCTCGCCGAATACCTGGCCGAACAGGGTGACTATACCCCCTATCTGGACGGCCGGATCAAGGTTCGCTGA
- a CDS encoding nicotinate-nucleotide adenylyltransferase — MRTGFPLARPGQRIGLLGGSFDPAHDGHLAISRAALRRLRLDRVWWLVTPGNPLKRHGPAPLDRRMDTAARLARDPRIIVTDLETQLGLRMTADTVAALRHAYPGVRFVWLMGSDNLVQFHHWDRWRQIAASLPIAVMARPGSRLQARGSVAAGILRPARLPEARAALLADARPPAWVLLNLPMSPLSSTTLREAMP; from the coding sequence ATGAGAACGGGCTTCCCCCTCGCGCGGCCGGGCCAGCGCATCGGTCTGTTGGGCGGGTCCTTCGATCCCGCCCATGACGGACATCTGGCGATCAGCCGCGCGGCGCTGCGCCGCCTGCGGCTGGACCGCGTCTGGTGGCTGGTCACGCCGGGCAACCCGCTGAAGCGCCACGGGCCCGCGCCGCTGGACCGCCGGATGGACACGGCCGCGCGGCTGGCCCGCGACCCCCGCATCATCGTCACCGACCTGGAGACGCAGCTTGGCCTGCGCATGACCGCCGACACGGTGGCAGCGCTGCGCCATGCCTATCCGGGGGTGCGCTTCGTCTGGCTGATGGGCTCGGACAACCTGGTCCAGTTCCATCACTGGGACCGCTGGCGCCAGATCGCGGCCAGCCTGCCCATCGCCGTGATGGCCCGCCCCGGATCGCGGCTGCAGGCGCGGGGATCGGTCGCGGCGGGCATCCTGCGCCCGGCGCGCCTGCCCGAGGCCCGCGCGGCCCTGCTGGCCGATGCGCGCCCGCCCGCATGGGTGCTGCTGAACCTGCCCATGTCCCCCCTGTCATCGACCACGCTGCGCGAGGCCATGCCATGA
- a CDS encoding D-alanyl-D-alanine carboxypeptidase produces the protein MTLNRRHLLGLMAASLAAPAIARAQGLDIRPPAARSRSARRGGAGGAAGAGLLCADRAGGEALALRQAAVPLAPASTMKAITALYALDRLGPDRRFRTQVIQSGDMMVLVGGGDPVLTTDELAQLAADLASAGHPAPARFAVWGGALPGLARIAGEQAEHLPYNPSISGMMLNFNRVHLGWSRVGVDYRMEVEARAASQSPRAYTVTAAPGDHAQLFTYRQDPGRESWTVSRAAMGRAGSRWLPVRLPELYAGDVFQTLCRARGLALPAPEIIDRLPEGRVLAHHDSPAVATLLRDMLRYSTNITAEALGLHASGAADLAGSGQAMQDWLGDLGRGMRLSDHSGLTDSSRIGTYAMARILDGPGRDLALAPLLRRNPMSDEPGTEARRRVAAKTGTLNFVSNLAGYVTAAGGDEGVFAIFCIDAARREGAIGQELPAGVSTWTRSAKEVQRDLLGAFAGRLA, from the coding sequence ATGACCCTGAATCGCCGTCACCTACTGGGCCTGATGGCCGCATCGCTGGCCGCCCCCGCCATCGCCCGGGCCCAGGGGCTGGACATCCGGCCCCCCGCGGCCCGTTCCCGATCCGCGCGCCGTGGTGGCGCGGGCGGGGCTGCCGGGGCGGGTCTCCTATGCGCTGATCGGGCGGGGGGCGAGGCCTTGGCACTGCGCCAGGCGGCGGTTCCCTTGGCCCCGGCCAGCACGATGAAGGCCATCACCGCGCTCTATGCGCTGGACAGGCTGGGGCCGGACCGGCGGTTCCGCACCCAGGTGATCCAGTCGGGCGACATGATGGTTCTGGTCGGCGGCGGCGATCCGGTGCTGACCACGGACGAGCTGGCGCAGCTGGCCGCGGATCTGGCATCGGCGGGCCATCCGGCGCCTGCGCGCTTTGCGGTCTGGGGCGGCGCGCTGCCCGGCTTGGCGCGGATCGCGGGCGAACAGGCCGAGCATCTGCCCTACAACCCCTCGATCAGCGGGATGATGCTGAACTTCAACCGCGTGCATCTGGGATGGTCGCGGGTCGGCGTCGATTACCGCATGGAGGTCGAGGCCCGCGCCGCCAGCCAGTCGCCCCGCGCCTATACCGTCACCGCCGCGCCGGGCGATCACGCGCAGCTCTTCACCTATCGCCAGGATCCGGGGCGCGAAAGCTGGACCGTGTCGCGCGCCGCGATGGGCCGCGCCGGCAGCCGCTGGCTGCCCGTGCGCCTGCCCGAACTCTATGCCGGCGACGTCTTCCAGACCCTGTGCCGCGCCCGCGGCCTGGCGCTGCCCGCGCCCGAGATCATCGACCGCCTGCCCGAGGGCCGCGTCCTGGCCCATCACGACAGCCCCGCCGTCGCCACGCTGCTGCGCGACATGCTGCGATATTCGACGAACATCACCGCCGAGGCCTTGGGCCTGCATGCCAGCGGCGCGGCCGATCTGGCGGGGTCGGGGCAGGCGATGCAGGACTGGCTGGGCGATCTGGGCCGCGGGATGCGGCTGTCGGATCATTCCGGCCTGACCGATTCCAGCCGCATCGGCACCTATGCCATGGCGCGCATCCTGGACGGGCCGGGGCGCGACCTGGCGCTGGCACCGCTGCTGCGCCGCAACCCCATGTCCGACGAGCCCGGGACCGAGGCCCGCCGCCGGGTGGCCGCCAAGACCGGCACGCTGAACTTCGTGTCGAACCTGGCGGGCTATGTCACCGCCGCGGGCGGGGACGAGGGGGTGTTTGCGATCTTCTGCATCGACGCGGCGCGGCGCGAGGGCGCCATCGGCCAGGAACTGCCCGCCGGGGTCAGCACCTGGACCCGCAGCGCCAAGGAGGTCCAGCGCGACCTGCTGGGCGCCTTTGCCGGGCGGCTGGCCTAG
- a CDS encoding tellurite resistance TerB family protein has protein sequence MTIDLPSLSPCDALVAVMVAVSASDSTIRTSELVAIQRMVDHAPVFAEYDDSRIRAVSQTVMTLFDEDDGVDALFGLIRDALPEKLYETAYALACDVGAADGRLYEGEVVMLAEIRDQLDISRLHAAAIELSARVRHMTV, from the coding sequence ATGACGATCGACCTGCCTTCCCTGTCACCCTGCGACGCGCTGGTCGCGGTGATGGTGGCCGTTTCCGCATCCGACAGCACCATCCGCACCTCCGAACTGGTGGCGATCCAGCGGATGGTGGACCACGCGCCGGTCTTTGCCGAATATGACGACAGCCGCATCCGCGCGGTCAGCCAGACGGTGATGACGCTTTTCGACGAGGATGACGGGGTGGACGCCCTCTTCGGCCTGATCCGCGACGCCCTACCCGAGAAGCTCTACGAGACCGCCTATGCGCTGGCCTGCGACGTGGGCGCGGCCGACGGCAGGCTCTATGAGGGCGAGGTGGTGATGCTGGCCGAAATCCGCGACCAGCTGGACATCAGCCGCCTGCACGCCGCCGCGATCGAGCTGTCGGCCCGGGTGCGCCACATGACCGTCTAG
- a CDS encoding lysine--tRNA ligase, giving the protein MTTLRDAAMQSKAWPFEEARRVLKRYEKAPPEKGYVLFETGYGPSGLPHIGTFGEVARTTMIRRAFQEISDIPTRLICFSDDLDGMRKVPENVPDQEMLKDHLQLPLTAVPDPFGEYDSFGDHNNAMLRRFLDTFGFDYEFVSATEFYKSGQFDEVLLRAARNYDKIMEVMLASLREERQQTYSCFLPISPKTGRVLYVPIKHVDAEAGTITFDEDGEEITLPVTGGNVKLQWKPDFGARWAALDVDFEMYGKDHSTNTPIYDGICRILGGRAPEHFTYELFLDQHGQKISKSKGNGLSIDEWLTYASTESLSYFMYLKPKTAKRMYFDVIPKAVDEYHQQLRAYPDQTPEQKLANPVWHIHGGEVPASDMVVPFQMLLNLASVAGQTGKEGLWGFIRRYAPEASPETHPGLDQAAGFALRYFDDFVAPARRFRLADDRERAAMQDLSDRLAAWDQPADPEALQSMVFAVGKDHGFEPLRDWFAALYQVLLGADQGPRFGGFIALYGIDETRDLIDRALAGKLAA; this is encoded by the coding sequence ATGACCACCCTGCGCGATGCCGCGATGCAATCGAAGGCCTGGCCGTTCGAGGAGGCGCGCCGGGTGCTGAAACGCTATGAGAAGGCGCCGCCCGAAAAGGGCTATGTGCTGTTCGAGACGGGCTATGGCCCGTCCGGCCTGCCCCATATCGGCACCTTCGGCGAGGTCGCGCGCACCACGATGATCCGCCGCGCCTTTCAGGAGATCAGCGACATCCCCACCCGGCTGATCTGTTTTTCCGACGATCTGGACGGGATGCGCAAGGTCCCCGAGAACGTCCCCGACCAGGAGATGCTGAAGGATCACCTGCAGTTGCCGCTGACCGCCGTGCCCGATCCGTTCGGCGAATATGACAGCTTCGGCGATCACAACAACGCCATGCTGCGCCGGTTCCTGGACACGTTCGGGTTCGACTACGAATTCGTCAGCGCGACGGAATTCTATAAGTCGGGCCAGTTCGACGAGGTGCTGCTGCGCGCCGCACGCAACTATGACAAGATCATGGAGGTGATGCTGGCATCCCTGCGCGAGGAGCGGCAGCAGACCTATTCCTGTTTCCTGCCGATCAGCCCCAAGACGGGGCGGGTCCTCTATGTGCCGATCAAACATGTCGATGCCGAGGCAGGGACCATCACCTTCGACGAGGATGGCGAGGAGATCACCCTGCCGGTCACGGGCGGCAATGTGAAGCTGCAATGGAAGCCCGATTTCGGCGCCCGTTGGGCCGCGCTGGATGTCGATTTCGAGATGTACGGCAAGGATCACAGCACCAACACGCCGATCTATGACGGGATCTGCCGCATCCTGGGCGGCCGGGCGCCCGAGCATTTCACCTATGAGCTGTTTCTGGACCAGCACGGGCAGAAGATTAGCAAGTCCAAGGGCAACGGGCTGTCGATCGACGAATGGCTGACCTATGCCTCGACCGAAAGCCTAAGCTATTTCATGTATCTCAAGCCCAAGACGGCCAAGCGGATGTATTTCGACGTCATCCCCAAGGCGGTCGACGAATATCACCAGCAGCTGCGCGCCTATCCCGACCAGACGCCGGAACAGAAGCTGGCCAACCCGGTCTGGCACATCCATGGCGGCGAGGTTCCCGCATCCGACATGGTGGTGCCGTTCCAGATGCTGCTGAATCTGGCATCGGTCGCCGGTCAGACGGGCAAGGAGGGGCTCTGGGGCTTCATCCGCCGCTATGCGCCCGAGGCCAGCCCCGAGACGCATCCGGGCCTGGACCAGGCGGCAGGCTTTGCGCTGCGCTATTTCGACGATTTCGTGGCGCCCGCGCGCCGGTTCCGCCTGGCCGACGACCGCGAGCGGGCGGCGATGCAGGACCTGTCGGACCGTCTCGCCGCATGGGACCAGCCCGCCGACCCGGAGGCGCTGCAATCCATGGTCTTTGCCGTCGGCAAGGATCACGGCTTCGAGCCGCTGCGCGACTGGTTCGCCGCGCTCTATCAGGTGCTGCTGGGCGCCGATCAGGGGCCGCGTTTCGGGGGCTTCATCGCGCTTTATGGCATTGACGAGACACGCGATCTGATCGACCGCGCGCTGGCGGGCAAGCTGGCCGCATAG
- a CDS encoding SulP family inorganic anion transporter: protein MGYRPAFLDLSISAKDVQAGLTVAIVALPLSLAIAIASGVGPDRGLVTAIVGGFLVSALGGTRHQIGGPAGAFIVLVAACVAAIGIEGLIMATALSGVMLALLGAFRLGGAIRFVPYPVILGFTAGIAVIIAASQLRDLLGLTLTGSEPGALIPKLLALWAARASLSPATAAVAALTVAVILACTRMAPRLPAMLMGIIAAMLAAQVLPVVTVADRFGALPTGLPMPQLPRMDAALLMAALPFALGFTLLGAIESLLSAMVADQMAGSRMRPDDELIGQGAANLGAALFGGFCTTGTIARTATNVKAGSRGPASGMIHAGLLLVFLLVAAPVVGAIPLAGLAGLLMVVSWKMIEWHAITALTRIDRAEAGVMGLTFATVVLVDLITGILVGTGLAGLIFVARMARAGRAEAPARPAGEAGGRMVVHLSGPVFFGSVARIGGVLDRIDARPRLLVLDMAQVTLLDPSGAQMIADLAARLRAQGAGLAVAGLSADLDHGLPASIPRL from the coding sequence ATGGGCTATCGTCCCGCTTTTCTTGATCTTTCCATCAGCGCCAAGGATGTGCAGGCGGGGCTGACCGTGGCCATCGTGGCGCTGCCCCTGTCGCTGGCCATCGCCATCGCCAGCGGGGTCGGCCCCGATCGTGGGCTGGTCACCGCCATCGTGGGCGGGTTCCTGGTCAGCGCCCTGGGCGGCACCCGCCACCAGATCGGAGGGCCGGCGGGCGCCTTCATCGTGCTGGTCGCCGCCTGCGTCGCGGCCATCGGGATCGAGGGGCTGATCATGGCCACCGCCCTGTCGGGGGTGATGCTGGCCCTGCTGGGCGCGTTCCGGCTTGGCGGCGCGATCCGCTTCGTGCCCTATCCGGTCATTCTGGGCTTCACCGCGGGGATCGCGGTGATCATCGCGGCCAGCCAGCTGCGCGACCTGCTGGGCCTGACCCTGACCGGGTCCGAGCCCGGCGCCTTGATCCCCAAGCTCCTGGCGCTGTGGGCGGCGCGGGCCAGCCTGTCGCCCGCGACCGCGGCGGTGGCCGCGCTGACCGTCGCGGTGATCCTGGCCTGCACCCGGATGGCGCCGCGCCTGCCAGCCATGCTGATGGGCATCATCGCCGCGATGCTGGCAGCCCAGGTCCTGCCGGTGGTGACGGTGGCCGACCGTTTCGGCGCGCTGCCCACCGGCCTGCCCATGCCCCAGCTGCCGCGGATGGATGCGGCGCTGCTGATGGCGGCGCTGCCCTTCGCCTTGGGCTTTACGTTGCTGGGGGCGATCGAATCGCTGCTGTCGGCCATGGTCGCCGACCAGATGGCGGGCAGCCGCATGCGCCCGGATGACGAGCTGATCGGGCAGGGGGCGGCCAATCTGGGCGCCGCGCTGTTCGGGGGGTTCTGCACCACCGGCACCATCGCGCGCACCGCCACCAACGTGAAGGCCGGCAGCCGGGGGCCCGCCTCGGGGATGATCCATGCGGGGCTGCTGCTGGTCTTTCTGCTGGTCGCGGCGCCGGTGGTGGGGGCGATCCCGCTGGCGGGTCTGGCGGGGCTGTTGATGGTCGTGTCCTGGAAGATGATCGAATGGCACGCGATCACCGCCCTGACCCGCATCGACCGGGCCGAGGCCGGGGTCATGGGCCTGACCTTCGCCACGGTCGTGCTGGTCGACCTGATCACCGGGATCCTGGTGGGCACGGGTTTGGCCGGGCTGATCTTCGTCGCGCGCATGGCACGGGCCGGGCGGGCCGAGGCCCCGGCGCGCCCGGCGGGCGAGGCGGGCGGGCGGATGGTCGTGCATCTGTCGGGCCCGGTCTTCTTCGGGTCTGTCGCGCGGATCGGGGGCGTGCTGGACCGGATCGACGCGCGCCCGCGCCTGCTGGTCCTGGACATGGCGCAGGTGACCCTGCTGGACCCGAGCGGCGCGCAGATGATCGCGGACCTGGCCGCGCGGCTGCGGGCGCAGGGGGCCGGGCTGGCCGTGGCGGGGCTGTCCGCCGATCTGGATCACGGCCTGCCGGCATCCATCCCGCGCTTGTGA